The following are encoded together in the Bombus vancouverensis nearcticus unplaced genomic scaffold, iyBomVanc1_principal scaffold0064, whole genome shotgun sequence genome:
- the LOC117162149 gene encoding uncharacterized protein LOC117162149 isoform X1, which produces MVIGEDECREGVSARTVRSGGTAAASAAAATAPEPAPATTATTTWPVNHPPCWLPNENGPVTNQLNTSHATHGRAAQYQHYHQHHHHRHVSMSPPPLLLSSPAPIAATHNHLNVSGHRNVVTPPDTPADRSPPSPGNKLNRSQHLPREATGSVSPGLPAATLDLSSAATTNSPHELSTLV; this is translated from the exons atggttatcg GAGAAGACGAATGCCGTGAAGGCGTTAGCGCGCGAACAGTGCGAAGCGGCGGTACAGCTGCAGCGTCAGCAGCAGCTGCAACAGCACCAGAACCAGCCCCAGCTACAACAGCAACAACTACGTGGCCCGTTAACCATCCACCATGCTGGCTGCCCAACGAAAATGGGCCCGTGACGAACCAACTAAATACCAGCCACGCAACGCACGGCCGAGCTGCACAGTACCAACACTATCATCAGCATCATCATCATCGACACGTGTCAATGTCTCCACCGCCCTTGTTGCTCTCATCGCCAGCTCCGATCGCGGCGACGCACAATCATCTGAACGTGAGCGGACACAGAAACGTGGTTACGCCACCGGATACACCAGCAGATAGATCGCCACCGAGTCCTGGAAATAAGCTAAATAGATCGCAGCATTTGCCACGGGAAGCAACCGGCAGCGTCAGTCCTGGTCTTCCGGCTGCCACATTGGATCTAAGTAGCGCAGCAACCACCAATAGTCCGCATGAATTGTCCACGTTAGTTTAG